The genomic interval AACTTCCACTGTAGTAAGGTGTCtgccatttcatttttatgtatcAGGAAACTAAACACTAAACATAAGTCACCTTGACCAAAtcataaaataaacaagaacTTGGTTAAAGCCTGGTCCTCCACAACAAAAAGCACATGTGCCAATCTAAGACACCATATAACATCCATGTGATCAGTTGCTTTCCCTTCACTACACATAAGTAGCTCTGAAATCCTGGCATTGTGCATGTGTGTCCATAACTCTTAAAGAAGTTAGATCATCCTTTAGTACTTTAGCAATCTGTTTATAATGGctttacaggaaaaaaggaaataaaaagtcaagtcaggttttatatttttgtggtgtttttcttcttggcaCTTCAATGGCAGTTTTTTCCACGTCTTGTATTTGATTAATCTTTATTTATGGGATGATATTACTAAttctatttatctatttttgtTCAGCCAGACACAGAAAACaacatatacacgcaaaaagaaaagaaattaagcaCAGAGTTTGTCTcaaacagtttcagaaataaaaggatttcTGAAACATGGTGTATTTATGCAGCTACCTGCGTTCTAACTGCGGAGCATCCCTGGTCAGATGAGTGGCTAATGAGGGTCTGACATTGCACCACTAAAAGAAATTATCTTGCTTCAGTGGAAGCAGTAGTACTGCTCACAGACTGGTTAGATATTAACCAGTTCAGGCAATATCCCTTTTATATATTAGAATGGTAACTTCTGAGACCTCATTTCCTGTCTAGGCAATGTCTTAATCTGAAATGAGATCTGATTTCTGGGTTAAGGGAGATGCTTGATTTGGAAAACTGATTTGGAAATATGTGACTTGCAGTGACCTGCACATTCCTTTTCCAGGATAAATGCAGAATTTACACCACCACTGTAATTAATCCATAGTAAGATTTCTAGTAATTTCCAGCTCTCTCATGAAACTCTATTGAATTTTGAGTTTacttgcagcacagaaaaccagaaataaatcCATCAGTTGTGTTAATCCAGGCTTGCATCAGTATTATTGGAACCAAAATGTAAGTTTATGTTAAATAAAGGGAGAGTTTATATGATCTAGGAGTGTCAAATGTTGCAATTACACTACTTGTATTTGGTTTATACCAGCtggtaacacacacactctttgtTCAAGAGCTTTCCAGCGTGGATTTGCGTAGGTAATTTTATCTCAGGTTGTTAGGTATTTGACATAAATCCTTTATTTATGGACTGAGCCAATAATATAGCTATTTTTGAAAATGATTTAACCTTTGTGAATGAAAGCTGGAAATCCTGAGTCAGAGAGAAGTCTAGAAAACCCAAAGCATTAATTATTTCTACATAAAATCTCaggattttagaaaaaaaaagtgtttattttcatttcagtcttgGTCTTTCTTGTTGAATGCTTGAGGCTGGCGAGGCGAGGCAATGTGGGTGTACATATACATCTATGAAGGTGTGAATGTGCACTTTTTCTTACACATTGAACTCAACTGGAGTGTACTGGAGCCTTTCTGAAGCTCAGAACTGTTTTTCTAGGCTGTGTTTCTGGTAGGTGAGTAACTGCATAGTGCATGGAAAATGCGAATCACCATTTTTCTGGGCCCAGACATAGAGGTTTTCTATCACCTGGGGGGGGCTCTCATTAATGGGGAGGGAGGGTTGTTTTCTACCTCATAAGCTCATaagaggcagaaagagaaatacTGAGTGACACCAGAACAATCAGTCTTCCATTCACAAGGTATACAGTCCCAGAAATCCACtcaaaaaaaggtttttcttttgctatttcctttttctagaaaaagcAAGTGAGTCAAACGAAGATCCGGGTGATCTCTACCATCCTGTTCATCCTGGCAGGCTGCATTGTCTTTGTGACCATTCCTGCAGTGATCTTCAAACACATTGAGGGATGGACAGCCTTGGAGTCCACCTACTTTGTGGTTGTCACTTTGACTACAGTTGGCTTCGGTGACTTTGTAGCAGGTGAGCAGTTTTGAGCCTAGGTGCTGTGCACGAAGGCCTTGGCTCTTAGAATTTATCCACTGTGGGGAGGAGGCTTTTTACAGTGCATTATATTCCAGTGAAATGATGCCTGGTGTTTCTGTTGGGGTTGCTGTGCAATAGGACACCAGGCTGATTTAATGTCCAGGTGCCTTGCCATCTTCAGATTGCAAGCTTTCAGCAGTGTAGCTAATGGGAGCCTGGAAAATCCTGATTATACTTCACTGTGCAATGAACTATGCACAAGTTAAATGACTTTCCCATTGAATTCAAGATTTGTATTAGTGCATTAGGTCTCAGTCTGAGGGTGATTCCTGAAGCAAGTAGCCAAAATGATGAATGGATGAAGCTTTTACAAAGTAGGGCTGAGCCATAGGGCTGGAGAAACCTCTGCTTCCGTGCAGTAATGGGCTGGTACTACATGAGCTGCAGCATTTCAGAAGCTGAATTTTGTTCTCTAACCTTATCAGAAATGTTGATGTTGCGGGTACCCTATTAAGGAAAACTGCTGTAGAAAGAGAAGGACTAATGGGGTATGCATCTCAGTGCTAGGAGTACTAGCAGGAACTAAAAATATCCATCCTTTTCAGTTTATGATGAGTGAGTTAAGACTGTTGGCTGGAGAgatgagagatttttttttttcattctactgCTTTGCTAACAAAAAGGTGGTTAAAataagtggatttttttcccattagcGCATGACCCCTACTCCTCATTCCTGTTAGTGGTCCTAACTAAAGGCATTAAGATGCCTGTGTTACAAACAGCCCTATTATGGTAGTGTTTTGTTACTTTCTATAAATCAGTGAAATATGAATGAgttaaaaacatgaaatgaaacTACAGGGATATATAAAGGTTTCTTTGCTGAAGAGGTGTAGACAAGTCTTTTTGTAGACAACACTGTGATCTTCCCTTTTAATGACACAGTGGTATAGAAGACATGaattattgagaaaaaaaaggcactgaaCAAAGGGAGCTCCagatatgaaaaagaagcattttttgaGCATTCAGGTACAGAAGTGATTGTATGAGCTTGGTCCATTTTAACTACTTAAATGTGAAGAGAATCTCACTAATATTCTGTCTCACAATACTTTTCTTAAGCATATCACACTtcaatattgttttctttaataacaTAATAGTAAGAAAGCCCTTAATATTGCATTAAATTGGTCTAAATCCAACATGATTAGGAGAATATAATTCACAGCTTGGTGGCTACTGAGGACCagaatttttcaaaaatcaaatGGCGGACCCTGAATGAGCAAACTTCAGAGGTCATCTCATAAGAGTTTAAGGCAGGTGATCACCAGGAGATTTGGGGTTTATTGCTGGTTTTGGGACAGATTTTCTGTGGCTTTGATTTTCTGTCAGTTCAATCTCTCCATATCTCTGTCCCTTCAACATCAAAGGGAAAATACTACATTACATTGGGTAAAACCACATCAATGGAGCTGTGCTGATTTATTCCACCTTGAATGTGTCCCACCTCTTCCCAAACTGGGAAAATTTTTGTACTATTGTGGGAAATACAACTGTGGATGgaacctgaaaaaaaaccagaatATCTGATAGGCTGAAAAAAGTGGTCTCATACTCTCTCAGTCGCCTGATTACTCCGTAAGACAGACCTAGACAATCAGCGTCGTAGCAAGCTTCCTCAGGGAGGTGTATGATCAGAAGAGCCTTGCTGTACCGTAGAAACAGCAGGTCCCTCCTCCCGTTGTTTCCCACTCTTAAAGACTGGAAAAAAGAGAGTGATTCATGCGGTGCATAGGGAGAGATTAACATCAAAACCAATATTTGGGTCCCTGCCAATTCTCAAATGTCTGAGCTTCCATGGGGATGTTCGCTTACTGTGTGTATGCTCATACAAAGTCTGGATAAAATTAGAGTCATAGGAATGTCTCCAGTTGCCAAAAGCTATTGGGGCTGCTCAGAACTGTGTTGTCTGGTGATTTTAATGGGGCAAAATCCTAAAAGCTCTCTGTAGTTATACAGAGGTACAGATTGGTGTCTAGCTCTTGTCTAACCAAGACTGTAGTCCAGGAAATATGCAGTCCTCTGCCTGAGTGCCCTGGTAGGCTTGAACTTGAGACAGAGATTTACATAGGTACCACTAAGGGTCGTGCTTCTTCACCTGCATTGAGGGACATGACTGTGCAGCCCCTTTGCCGCTCTCTCTTCAGCTCAGGGTCATGCTTGCCTCTCACTGTCTCTTCTTCTACAGTTCACATAGCACTGTGAGAGGACCGGGAGTCTCAAAAGTAAGGTTGTGGTTGCTGTCTTTCAGAAAAGTTTATTCTCTTCCACGGTAGGtagcagcctggctgctgctgcatttATGTTAGGCTCTTTACAGTCCACTGGAGTTGCCAAATGCCTCATACTTTTTTTACCAGCTCATCCTAAAACTTGCATGAAAACAATATAGGATATTTGTTGCTTCATTTGATCTATATCTCCTCTCAAGTCACTGGCAAGAGGATGCATCCCTATAACTGATACCCAAGTAGACAATATCTCCTTATTATCAGAGCTGGTGCAGAGTTGGCTTCCTGTCAGATATCCTAAGTTGTAGAGAAAgacaaagctgcttttctttctcttgcacATAGGTCTCTGAATCCtgtagttaaaaacaaaaaaaccctagaaaatCTATAATGTGAGGGGATTGAATTGTAAAGTTTCTTGGCTACCAGGCTTCAGGAAGTTGAAAATAAGGAAGGGTAGCTGtattatacttctttcttggaAATGTGATCATGCGGCTTGATAAAAGCAGGAATTTCAGACTTGCTTCAGAGTATGagcaatataaagaaaaatgtttactaGGTGCTTTGGTCACATAGCAGCAGAATGACAGGTAATTTTAGAAAGTCTTAAATTAAGAACTGCGTTTCTCCCATCTGACAGGCCTCTCATCTGTTATTAGAATTACAGCACTGTTGACAAGAGTTACAAAATACTTTCAGGAATTTCTCAGAATTGCAGATATTTTGTCATAATTTTGACATCTCATAATTCCTAAGCATAAGTATATGCTTATTTCAGGAGGAAATGCTGACATCCATTACCGGGAGTGGTATAAACCCTTAGTGTGGTTCTGGATCCTTGTTGGCCTTGCCtattttgctgctgtgctgagtATGATTGGAGACTGGTTAAGAGTCCTATccaagaagacaaaagaagaggTATGACTAGTAATTTCGCAGTGGTTTGTCATTTTATAAGAGAGCTTTAAGTGCTTGTCTAAAGAAGGATGCTCCTCTGCATAACCAGTGCTCAGTATTCCCTGTAGTTTGTTCAACTGGCTGCCTTTGGTATCCAATTAGCTCTTAACTTTAGCTCCTTcacaaagggaggaaaaaacgCAGCTGAAGCAACCTAGGTTGTTACACCTCTGTCAGTACTACCAAATATACAGAACACATCAGTAGGATTGCAATTATGGAATAAGAGAAGCCAGCCTTCACTCTGAAACTATCTACAAAATTGTAGTAAAAATTGCAGTGTtctacctttaaaaattggaGATGCATAGGTTTTAAAGACATTAGTTGGCTCTCTTCATTATGAAACAAGAACCTGCCTTTAAACCAGGGGTTTATattgagttttctcacttttccctATGTCGGGGAATATGTTTCTGAATAAGACTTTAGAATCAGGCCCCTTACTGAGTACCATATTATGAAAAATTGAAGAAACTGAGTAGTCAGCATCAGGAAGAACATGATTAAATTCACTCAGACCATGCCCTCTGTGATTTAAAGACTGTATTGCTAATGCTTCACTCAAATAAGAGTGGAAAACAGAAGGCAATTTCCATTACTATAGAGCTGAAGCCTACTGTGGAGGATATTGATAatataatttcaatttttaagtCAATCTCCTGCATTACTAGCAAAGCTAACCTGACTGGGTTAGCCAAAGAGCAGACATACACAAAGTTTGGCAGAGGAGTACCACTGTTTATAATTTATGAAGGCAGCTGTGCTACCTGAGGCCTAGTGCATCCCCTGTGCATTTCTGTGAATGAAGGGGTCTTCACAGAGAGGTTTGGCTGTCAGGTTGATCATCAGCAGGCACCCAGAGGTGGGAATCTGATCTGTCATGGTGGATGTGAGATGTTTGCTGCCACAAGTAATACTGTTCTGAATACAGATCTACTCGGCTAGCCTGAGGAACAAAAGATGACTTCCTTGTGGACCACTGGATGCAGAAACTGAGTTCTGACTACAGCAGTCCAAGCAAACGATTGAGCTTGGTGGGCTCCTGCATTCATCGTGCTCCTCAGTCTGTTCTCCTTTAGCTGAAGTTTGAAAAAGACCTGCATTGCCTCAGATATTGCTTGgtcatttatcttctttttttctcacttcagaataaatatttattcaataCAGCAGCCATGTCAGTGCTTTATTCTTAGTCATTATTCTGCTCTCAGGTACAAAGGCGTAAACTGGAACAAAACAGTGAGGCATTTAAGGACATGCTCATGGTACCCACAGAGAACATTGGTGTGTTTTGAAAACTCCTCCAGCTGGCTTGAGAGGATGGTATTTGGACAGTTATGCAATGGAAATCTCCATTCAAGACAGTTATATTTGTCTCTGAGAATGGCCCCTATACTGGATCAGTCAGAGGTCCACTTGAAATTATCTGATAGATATTCCCAATGTCAATTGCTCTGTGGCACTGAACAGAACCTTCAGTGGGACTGAACAGCTCCATCCATGAGCAATACAGGAAAATATGTTACTCTGTTGCTACACGGGTCGTTGTGCTGTTCTGAAGCATATTGCTATAACTATGGGTGATTAATTTTGCTCACTCCTGTCTATCTACCACTGACATTATAAATTaggaattttgtttttaaccaaGGGCAGATTAGCATGATCACCTCCCCTTATGTAACACAGTTATAAAATGTGCGGGGTGGCAAAATGTGAAACAGGCAGACAAGTCATATGCCACATAAGCCATTAGCTAGTCGCTAGTTGGTGTGCTTAGAACTTGCCCATTATAACCACTTTGCTGCTGACTTTTGAGTCCAGATGTATGCACAGGAACTGGGAGTGGTCTCTCATTCTacagcagagaagaaagtgCTTGTGCTGCTGTTCTGTAGGAAAGACTGTCACTTcaatttgatatattttttcttttgttcgtTTCTCTTCCTTATTGTTGTCAAGGTTGGAGAAATAAAGGCCCATGCAGCGGAGTGGAAAGCGAATGTGACGGCAGAGTTCAGAGAGACACGGAGACGGCTCAGCGTGGAGATCCACGACAAACTTCAGCGGGCAGCCACCATCCGGAGCATGGAGCGCCGGCGCCTGGGCCTGGACCAGCGAGCCCACTCCTTAGACATGCTCTCTCCAGAGAAGCGGTCTGTCTTTAATGCCTTGGAATCAGGACGCTTCAAGGCCTCATCTCAGGAAAGCATCAATAACAGGCCTAACAACCTGCGCCTTAAAGGGTCAGATCAGCTAAACAAGCATGGGCAGGGGGCATCTGAGGACAACATCATTAACAAATTTGGATCATCTGCTAAGATGaccaagaggaaaaacaaagaccTCAAAAAGACCATCCCTGAGGATGTGCGTAAAATTTACGAGACCTTCCGAAACTACTCCTTggatgaagaaaagaaggaagaggagacagagaagATGTGCAATTCTGAGAACTCTTCTAGCACTGCAGTCCTGACCAACTGCATTGTGCAGCACTCAGACCTGGAGAATGGAGTGAtcccaaataaaaccaaagaaagggaacaTGAAAACAAAGCGTTACTTGAAGACAGAAATCAAATGTAAAAGATGCTTGACTTGAATTAACAATGTTAGtgtttttatatacatatatatatattgagaCACGTGCCTTATACAGACTCCTTATTCAGTCTGAATTATATAGCATTGAAGAATATTTCACTGTGCCATAAAGACTCAAGCTTGCTCTGCCAAAACAATTCAGGAACACAACACTGCAAAATGGCAACAGAAAGCTACGCACATGGAAATTTCAACCTGTATAAGATTACCAGGGCAAGACACAAAGGAAGAGACTGAACCATGACAATATCACCAGGGTGCTCCCATCATGGCATAATATCAGACAACAGGCAGCTATGTAATAGCCTTTGCAAGGGATGAAAAAGACTGTAGCTTTGTCATGGAGTATGCATTCATAAATCCTTCCCCTGGTGATAAAAATAGGAGAAATGATTGGAGTGAACTAGAAACTTTCAGTAAGGCTTAGTTTAAGTTTTGGCACGTGATCcaagctagattttttttttccatttttgaatCAGATGCATTATATTTCTAAACTCCAAAAGAATGTCCATGGACACAGCCACCAGCTGGGTGCTGGTCTGAAAAATCAACGCAGACATATTTAAGGTTTGGATTgctcttttcattaaaaaaaaaaaagaaaaaaaaaagaaaaatccttgatGGGTATTTATCTTAACCAGTgacataaaaaaggaaaagaaacaaatggattttttttcttgtgtaggAAGTATTCAATGATTCAATGTAAACTCAGCAAGAAAGTGCATATGAAGAAAATGCAACATGTTGTGCTATGTCGTTTAAAAGAAGAGGACATTAATGATATTAACTAGGTGTATAAAATAGTGGGttaaccattttttaaaatttctcattCACACTTTCTACCACTGGAAAAAATCTTCAATTTTAATGCTGTAAGACtatgaagacagaaggaaagctCTAGCTCTTGCATGTCAGCAAACTGCTGTTCTCTGTAGCTgaatctgaatttttaaaaatagacatAAGAGCATATACACTATTCACATGAGGGCCAGAGTATCCATTGAATCTCAGGGCTCTCTGCGCCTTTTGCTGAGTGTGGGTTTAGACATGAGCTGCAGTCATAATctcagaaaaaagaagaaacagaaatttgtgaaaagaagttgaaaaaaaatatggtggTAATCTTTTAAGTGCTTATAGCTTTAAGTGCCATTAATGCTGTCATATTTTGTACGTTTTTAAACAGGTATTTTGaactatttgttttatttccttttaggTACTATCTTTGTTTGTCATTTGCTATCTCTTGATAAAATCTAAACATGAGTTCTCTGCATTTTGAGACTAAAGTGAAATGTAACCAAACTGtgggcatttaaaaaaatcttttgcagTTTCTGGATATATGGATATAAGAAATAGGAGGTACAGATATAAGAAGTACAAATGTCCCTAGACTTCAcaacaaatattaaaagaaaaggctGCCAAATAATTAATGGTAATTGTAAGACACACTAATTTTGGTAGCCTCAGCCTGTGGGCTACTGTGTTTGCCATTGCAGATAGAAGATTTTGCATGCTGGAAATGAGATACACATGATTGTACCAGTGATGCTTTCCCAGCGCCTTCACAGGATCTTAAATATCCTGCAATTCTAACTG from Columba livia isolate bColLiv1 breed racing homer chromosome 5, bColLiv1.pat.W.v2, whole genome shotgun sequence carries:
- the KCNK10 gene encoding potassium channel subfamily K member 10 isoform X2 — its product is MEAPSKGLQTVMKWKTVVAIFVVVVVYLVTGGLVFRALEQPFESKQKNTIALEKAVFLREHVCVTQLELETLIQHAIDADNAGVSPIGNSSNNSSHWDLGSAFFFAGTVITTIGYGNIAPSTVGGKVFCILYAIFGIPLFGFLLAGVGDQLGTIFGKGIARVEKVFRKKQVSQTKIRVISTILFILAGCIVFVTIPAVIFKHIEGWTALESTYFVVVTLTTVGFGDFVAGGNADIHYREWYKPLVWFWILVGLAYFAAVLSMIGDWLRVLSKKTKEEVGEIKAHAAEWKANVTAEFRETRRRLSVEIHDKLQRAATIRSMERRRLGLDQRAHSLDMLSPEKRSVFNALESGRFKASSQESINNRPNNLRLKGSDQLNKHGQGASEDNIINKFGSSAKMTKRKNKDLKKTIPEDVRKIYETFRNYSLDEEKKEEETEKMCNSENSSSTAVLTNCIVQHSDLENGVIPNKTKEREHENKALLEDRNQM
- the KCNK10 gene encoding potassium channel subfamily K member 10 isoform X1, with the translated sequence MKFPIETPRKQVNWDPQVAVPSPVPACEPEPKTNGHYPAPRLSVAPRATVVATMEAPSKGLQTVMKWKTVVAIFVVVVVYLVTGGLVFRALEQPFESKQKNTIALEKAVFLREHVCVTQLELETLIQHAIDADNAGVSPIGNSSNNSSHWDLGSAFFFAGTVITTIGYGNIAPSTVGGKVFCILYAIFGIPLFGFLLAGVGDQLGTIFGKGIARVEKVFRKKQVSQTKIRVISTILFILAGCIVFVTIPAVIFKHIEGWTALESTYFVVVTLTTVGFGDFVAGGNADIHYREWYKPLVWFWILVGLAYFAAVLSMIGDWLRVLSKKTKEEVGEIKAHAAEWKANVTAEFRETRRRLSVEIHDKLQRAATIRSMERRRLGLDQRAHSLDMLSPEKRSVFNALESGRFKASSQESINNRPNNLRLKGSDQLNKHGQGASEDNIINKFGSSAKMTKRKNKDLKKTIPEDVRKIYETFRNYSLDEEKKEEETEKMCNSENSSSTAVLTNCIVQHSDLENGVIPNKTKEREHENKALLEDRNQM